The nucleotide window ATGAACTAATCAGGGACTTGAACAGCGCCATCAAGTACAAACCCATCAGTCAACCATCCCCCGCCCACTTTTTCTGAGGGAAAGAAACAAGTGGAAGCAAGCTCATTTTCGTTAGCTTGGTTAGTTTTGCTTGTCGTTGCTAGAATATGTGAGGTAGGTATGATGCTGGCCTGCCCAAGTTCATGGCCTCGGGCCAGGTGTGCCCATATAGAAGTGAGACCAGCCTCCCAAGTCTCAGGAGTTAACTTCACAGCAGCCACAGCTGGTTTGTCCTGATCAATGATCACCGGTGATCTGCATATCAACAGATGGTGCTGGGAGCAGACACTGGGTCTCATTCAGTGATTCATGTCTATAATCCTCCTTGCGTGCTCTTTGCATAAAAGCTGTTGAAAGATAATCTGCCTTAGGGATCAAAGAGCAACTCAAGCGAGCTGCATCCTTCGGATAGTTTCCGAGTCCAAGCGGTAGACTCCACGGGAATAGGGGAGATTTTTGAGTTAAAAACAGAAGGAACAGGTAGGATGAGAACTGGCAGGAACCGAGGACCTGTGAGAACCATGTGGCCTAAGTGGAAGGAATTTTGGAGCCCAGCAAACCAGAGTTCAAATCCCATCCCAGCCACCTCACACGACTCACTCCACTttattgagcctcagtttcctcctctgaaaaatggagataatcataTCTTTTTTCAGAGTTAAGTGGTTTCAGGTAGGGAAAGCTTTGGCACGATGTCTGGCGTGGAAAAGGCCAATCCTATCAATCGAATGGGCCTTTTAAAAGGCCACTTTGAAAAATGGCACTTTGAGGCAGCCGTAGCCGCAGCGCTCAGAACAGAGAAGCTTGAGGTGGATTCTGGCGTTGCCTAGGGAGCGACTAGACCAACATTCCGGTGTGGGCCCAACATTCCGGTGTGGGCAGCGGTGGCGGCCGGCAGGCAGCGAGAGGCAGCCAGCTACGAGGGCCCTCACTCCACGCCGCTCTGGATGAACCCGATGGAATAAGCCGCGCCTCCCGCAGGGGCTGCGCCTCCATTAATccctagttgttttttttctttctctcccctctcctcacccccactCCGAGCCCCGTCCCGCCTTCTCCCTTCGCCAGCGCGGCGGCCGCGTCCAGGTGCGGACCCTCCATACCGGAGCGCAATGGCGTCCAACCCCGAACGGGGGTTGATTCTGCTCACAGAACTGCAGGGGGACTCCCGAAGTCTTCCGTTTTCTGAGAATGTGAGTGCTGTTCAAACATTAGACTTTTCAGATACGATGCTGCAGCGGAAATTGGACGATATCAAGGATcgaattaagagagaaataaggaaagaactgaaaatcaaagaaGGAGCTGAAAATCTGAGGAAAGTCACAACAGATAAAAAAAGTTTGGCTCATGtagacaacattttgaaaaaatcaaataaaaaattagaagaactaCATCACAAGCTGCAGGAATTAAATGCACATAGTGTTGTATCAGATCCAGAAGATATTACGGATTGCCCGAGGACTCCAGATATTCCAAATAGTGACCCTCGTTGTTCTACTAGCAACAATAGATCGAAGGCTCCCTTCCCCAGCGGCGGCCGCGCCCAGGTGCGAAGTCCATACCGGAGCGCGATGGCGTCCAACCCCGAACGGGGGTTGATTCTGCTCACAGAACTGCAGGGGGATTCCCGAAGTCTTCCGTTTTCTGAGAATGTGAGTGCTGTTCAAACATTAGACTTTTCAGATACGATGCTGCAGCAGAAATTGGACGATATCAAGGATcgaattaagagagaaataaggaaagaactgaaaatcaaagaaGGAGCAGAAAATCTGAGGAAAGTCACAACAGATAAAAAAAGCTTGGCTTATGtagacaacattttgaaaaaatcaagtaaaaaattagaagaactaCATCACAAGCTGCAGGAATTAAATGCACATAGTGTTGTATCAGATCCAGAAGATATTACGGATTGCCCGAGGACTCCAGATATTCCAAATAGTGACCTTCCTTGTTCTACTAGCAACAATAGATCGAAGGCTCCCTTCGCCAGCGGCGGCCGCGCCCAGGTGCGAAATCCATACCGGAGCGCGATGGCGTCCAACCCCGAACGGGGGTTGATTCTGCTCACAGAACTGCAGGGGGACTCCCGAAGTCTTCCGTTTTCTGAGAATGTGAGTGCTGTTCAAACATTAGACTTTTCAGATACAATGGTGCAGCAGAAATTGGATGATATCAAGGATcgaattaagagagaaataaggaaagaactgaCAATCAAAGAAGGAGCTGAAAATCTGAGGAAAGTCACAACAGATAAAAAAAGCTTGGCTTATGtagacaacattttgaaaaaatcaaataaaaaattagaagaactaCACCACGAGCTGCAGGAATTAAATGCACATATTGTTGTATCAGATCCAGAAGAGGTTACCTTTTTTAATCCAGTTATTGAAAGAAGACcaaaacttcaaaaacaaaagaaaactttttcaaaGCAACAAGGCAAAAGATTTCTCAGAATTCCTCAAATGAATATTAATATTGCCACTTGGGGAAGGCCAGTAAGAAGAGTTAGTCCTACAGTAAAACATTCTGGCACCTTCAGCCCTCAAGCTCCTGTGCCTACTACAGTGCCAGTGGTTGAAGTACACATCCCTAAACTAGCACCTCCAGCTAGTGATTCTACAGTAACCAAATTGGACTTTGATCTTGAGCCTGAacctcctccagccccaccacGAGCTTCTTCCCTtggagaaatagatgaatctTCTGAATTAAGAGTTTTGGATACACCAGGACAGGATTCAGAGACTGCTTTTGATACTGAGAATGACAGAAATACTATGCTTCCAAAATCTCAATCTGAATACAAGCCTGATACTCCTCAGTCAGGCCTAGAATATAGCGGTATTCAAGAACTTGAGGATAGAAGATGTCAGCAAAGGTTTCAGTGTAATCTACAAGATTTCAGGTGTTATGCTGTCTTGGGAAGAGGAAATTTTGGAAAGGTGCTTTTAGCTgaatataaacacacaaatgagaTGTTTGCTATAAAAGCCTTAAAGAAAGGAGATGTTGTGGCTCGACATGAAGTAGACAGCCTGATGtgtgaaaaaagaatttttgaaactGTGAATAGTGTAAGGCATCCCTTTTTGGTGAACCTTTTTGCATGTTTCCAAACCAAAGAGCATGTTTGCTTTGTAATGGAATACGCTGCCGGTGGGGACTTATTGATGCACATTAATACTGGTGTCTTTTCTGAACCAAGAGCTGTATTTTATGCTGCTTGTATAGTTCTTGGGTTGCAGTATTTACATGAACACAAAATTGCTCATAGAGATTTGAAATTGGAAAACTTATTGCTAGATACAGAGGGCTTTGTGAAAATTGCTGATTTTGGTCTTTGCAAACAAGGAATGGGATATGGAGATAGAACAAGCACATTTTGTGGCAATGCTGAATGTCTTGCCCCAGAAGTATTAACAGAAACTTCTTATACAAGGGCTGTAGATTGGTGGGGCCTTGGCGTGCTTATATATGAAATGCTTGTTGGTAAGCCTCCCTTTCCTGGTGATGATGAAGAGAAAGTTTTTGACAGTATTGTAAATGATGAAGTAAGGTATCCAAGGTCCTTATCTACAGAAGCCACTTCTATAATGAGAAGGCTGTTAAGAAGAAATCCTGAGTTGCGCCTTGGGGCTAGCGAGAAAGATGCAGCAGATGTAAAAAAGCACCCATTTTTCCAGCTAATTGATTGGCGCGCTCTGATGGACAAAAAAGTAAAGCCACCATTTATACCTGCCATAAAAGGACGAGAAGATGTCAGTCATTTTTCTGATGAATTTACCTCAAAAGCACCTATTCTGACTCCACCTCAAGAACCAAGGATACTTTCGGAAGAGGAGCAGGAAATGTTCAGAGATTTTGACTACACTGCTGATTGGTGTTAAGTTGCTGGACTCTGCGAAACCAAGCTGACTGACTCCCAAGAAGACCTCTTAAAAATAGCAACCCTTCATTTGCTCTCTGTGCCACCAATAGcttctgaattttgttttgttttttttttttcttaattgaaacACGTGAAGATTTGTTTAAAAGTACCATTCTAACACTTCTTCAAAAGTGGCTTCTCATTGTACTTCAGTGTAAATATGAGCACCGGGAACAGTTTCATGGAGTTTAAGTTGAGTGAACATCGGCCATGAAAATCCATCACAAATACTTTTGGATCaatagtctattttaaaaaagaaagaaaaaacccactTTTTAATAGTCCCTAGCTTTGCCATATGCCCGCCTTAAGTGGAAAGAAAATTAATCACTTAACTgtgttttacaaaaagaaaaaaagggcttgGAATGCTATCATTGTTCACACAAAGTACGATTCTGTTTGAATAAGGCAAatgctccttttttttaaaaaagacgtTACTGTACTATCAAAAAACACGGCAGTTTGTATACAATTTgaggcttgattttttttaaaaaaagaatgaattgatgtcttattttataaatgttctatAATTATTAGAAAACTTTATATTGCCTTTTTTATCAACCATGTAACAGAGGCTTATAGCTTTCCAATAGAGCTGCTtgccaaacaatttttttttgtttattaaacagTGCTGAAACAAACAAGATCAGCATTTACTTAAGATGTTAAGAATGAGGATTTTTAATTAGCTAAACCAAGGTATTGTTACCTGCATGCATTCCCAAAGTCTAGATGCTCAGTATGTTCAGTCATATGTTCCAGAATCAGTGAACTGATCACCCCTTTTGTGATATTCACTCTACATCTGCCAACCTAGTTCACCTTGGTTTCGTGTCTGCTGTAGAAGGGAACTATAACTTGGTTAAACCGTAGGGATTATCATTGTATAGATGCTGTGAGCATGTATATGTGCAAGTTTTAATGTATTCTATGTTGTAGGCTTATTATTTAATTCTACCACTTCATCACTTTTGTACAGTGGCCGAGCAGACACCTCAAACTCCAGCATTTACATTAAGTGCATTTGTACATTTTAGGCCACTGGATCCAGATTTTATACTGGCAGTTATTGAGGGCAAAGGCAATATGTTGTAAcagaatgtataaatatttttgataaaacagtctatattttataaaaaactgAATTATAACACTAAAGCTGTACCTCAAAAGTCTCAACAaaatttgatgaaatattttatacaacTCTTCAAAGGATCCATCTATGGCTTTTTATACTCTTCTAGGGTTGTCTTTTTGCAAACCATGACTTTCCACTTgcctgtagttttttgtttgttttggtttggtttgattttatatttttttctcctaatctatgactttattgttttttcttagtttagTAATAGCATCTTTGATCCTGTGCTTAGCATGTTAGGGTCATTATACCTCAGGAATAGCAAGCTGTTAAGTAACCATACTGAATTAACTATTTAATCACAGTGAGCTCATCTCTTGAAAATTGTTCAGGTGTAAATCTtatgagaaacatgaaaaagcacacTGATTTATGGAGAGTTGAgctaaaaacatttataaatatttgctgggaTGTTTTAGCAACTTTTCATTGTACTCTGAGAACAATTAAAATTGTCCAGAGATCATTTATATTACCTTCCAAATTGTTTATTACCCAAGATCCTTTGGGAGAAAATCTTATAGAAAGGGGGAACAATACGTggcttaaagttattttaaaatgccagttAATTTCCTTGGCAAAGGACAATAGAGGAACTTAGCTTAATTGTCTGGCTTTAATTTAAACAGTGTTAATACAACATTAAAACACTAAATACTTTTGAGGTACAGTCTGCTCACTTTTTCGGTTCTCAAATAGCAAAGAAAGTAATGTCTAAAATAGGCTTTTGGCATTAAAAACTGACAGCATTTTGTAACTACACAgtgtacagaattttttttaattgaagtcaAATCACTAAAAATATTAGAAGGCAGGGTCTATTTACACAATTAAGCTGAAGAAAGCACTGATTTTttgtagtttaaaatatatatattttagacagatttaaaattttaagctttATAGAGTGTAAATATCTTTTGCTATTACTGTATGTGTATGTGACAGCTCAAGCACTTCGTAAAGAAATTTGGATATTTTAGAATGGTACACTATGCATTCAAATGAAATGTGCCTTTCACTATGTCATTctgaaaaaacaaatgttttttgtCATAAATTATCACAAATGCACAAATTGAAGTCTATATAGAttgaaatttgtaaaaaaataaaaataaaaataaaaaataaataaaaaatggcacTTTGAACAATTCTCTTCTAGGGAGGGATGGGGCCGGACAGTCCATTTCTTACTTGATATCTACAGATCATTTGCAGAGGAAAAGTCTCAAATCcccttgcaccactgcactccagcctgagtgacattgtaagactctgtctcaaaaaagaaaagaaaacaccctTGAAAAGCAGCACCACGTTGCATCTGCCTTGCACAGGAAGCTGGAAGGTTTGCACCGGGGTGAAAGTCACAGGCAGAAACTGCCCGCGGGGCTCGGGAGGGCTGGGAGCGAGCCCTCTGAGCCTGGCCACGCTGGCCCGCCACTGCCCTCTGCTGGCGGCTGCGGTCATCACCACCGCCCGCAGCCGTCCCCGAAGTGCGCCGAGAGGCGCCAGGCTGGGCCAGCCTTGAATTCTGTGTTTGCTTCTCCCGGTTTGAAGGCCACCTCCAGGATTCGCAGAAATCTGACAGCTGCTTGTGACTGTGCTGAAGATGCCGAGAATGCAGGCAGAGTCCGCCGGCCACGCGCTGCAGCAAACGCGCTGCAGCAAACGCGAGCCTCAGGGCCTTGAACCTGGAGCCGAGGCCTTGCCTGGGCTGTCCTGGCAGGGAGTCTCGTGctgtgcccccccccccccccgcttcctcattcccccaccccaccctcctaaCCCTTGTTGtgtttcattttcccttttagGATGTGTGCTTCTTATTTGGGATTTTATTATTCTTGACCCCagccctttctttccctccttctcttagTTCTTCTTTTGGTtaagtttatgatttttttaaaccacaattcATAATGGTCACTGCAGTGGACGTTTAACTTCG belongs to Symphalangus syndactylus isolate Jambi chromosome 4, NHGRI_mSymSyn1-v2.1_pri, whole genome shotgun sequence and includes:
- the LOC129481296 gene encoding serine/threonine-protein kinase N2-like isoform X1, with the translated sequence MASNPERGLILLTELQGDSRSLPFSENVSAVQTLDFSDTMLQRKLDDIKDRIKREIRKELKIKEGAENLRKVTTDKKSLAHVDNILKKSNKKLEELHHKLQELNAHSVVSDPEDITDCPRTPDIPNSDPRCSTSNNRSKAPFPSGGRAQVRSPYRSAMASNPERGLILLTELQGDSRSLPFSENVSAVQTLDFSDTMLQQKLDDIKDRIKREIRKELKIKEGAENLRKVTTDKKSLAYVDNILKKSSKKLEELHHKLQELNAHSVVSDPEDITDCPRTPDIPNSDLPCSTSNNRSKAPFASGGRAQVRNPYRSAMASNPERGLILLTELQGDSRSLPFSENVSAVQTLDFSDTMVQQKLDDIKDRIKREIRKELTIKEGAENLRKVTTDKKSLAYVDNILKKSNKKLEELHHELQELNAHIVVSDPEEVTFFNPVIERRPKLQKQKKTFSKQQGKRFLRIPQMNINIATWGRPVRRVSPTVKHSGTFSPQAPVPTTVPVVEVHIPKLAPPASDSTVTKLDFDLEPEPPPAPPRASSLGEIDESSELRVLDTPGQDSETAFDTENDRNTMLPKSQSEYKPDTPQSGLEYSGIQELEDRRCQQRFQCNLQDFRCYAVLGRGNFGKVLLAEYKHTNEMFAIKALKKGDVVARHEVDSLMCEKRIFETVNSVRHPFLVNLFACFQTKEHVCFVMEYAAGGDLLMHINTGVFSEPRAVFYAACIVLGLQYLHEHKIAHRDLKLENLLLDTEGFVKIADFGLCKQGMGYGDRTSTFCGNAECLAPEVLTETSYTRAVDWWGLGVLIYEMLVGKPPFPGDDEEKVFDSIVNDEVRYPRSLSTEATSIMRRLLRRNPELRLGASEKDAADVKKHPFFQLIDWRALMDKKVKPPFIPAIKGREDVSHFSDEFTSKAPILTPPQEPRILSEEEQEMFRDFDYTADWC
- the LOC129481296 gene encoding serine/threonine-protein kinase N2-like isoform X2, whose amino-acid sequence is MASNPERGLILLTELQGDSRSLPFSENVSAVQTLDFSDTMLQRKLDDIKDRIKREIRKELKIKEGAENLRKVTTDKKSLAHVDNILKKSNKKLEELHHKLQELNAHSVVSDPEDITDCPRTPDIPNSDPRCSTSNNRSKAPFPSGGRAQVRSPYRSAMASNPERGLILLTELQGDSRSLPFSENVSAVQTLDFSDTMLQQKLDDIKDRIKREIRKELKIKEGAENLRKVTTDKKSLAYVDNILKKSSKKLEELHHKLQELNAHSVVSDPEDITDCPRTPDIPNSDLPCSTSNNRSKAPFASGGRAQVRNPYRSAMASNPERGLILLTELQGDSRSLPFSENVSAVQTLDFSDTMVQQKLDDIKDRIKREIRKELTIKEGAENLRKVTTDKKSLAYLQELNAHIVVSDPEEVTFFNPVIERRPKLQKQKKTFSKQQGKRFLRIPQMNINIATWGRPVRRVSPTVKHSGTFSPQAPVPTTVPVVEVHIPKLAPPASDSTVTKLDFDLEPEPPPAPPRASSLGEIDESSELRVLDTPGQDSETAFDTENDRNTMLPKSQSEYKPDTPQSGLEYSGIQELEDRRCQQRFQCNLQDFRCYAVLGRGNFGKVLLAEYKHTNEMFAIKALKKGDVVARHEVDSLMCEKRIFETVNSVRHPFLVNLFACFQTKEHVCFVMEYAAGGDLLMHINTGVFSEPRAVFYAACIVLGLQYLHEHKIAHRDLKLENLLLDTEGFVKIADFGLCKQGMGYGDRTSTFCGNAECLAPEVLTETSYTRAVDWWGLGVLIYEMLVGKPPFPGDDEEKVFDSIVNDEVRYPRSLSTEATSIMRRLLRRNPELRLGASEKDAADVKKHPFFQLIDWRALMDKKVKPPFIPAIKGREDVSHFSDEFTSKAPILTPPQEPRILSEEEQEMFRDFDYTADWC